A genomic window from Helicobacter suis HS1 includes:
- a CDS encoding RNA recognition motif domain-containing protein produces MKNIYVGNLVYSATNQDVEELFSQFGVVNSVKLIQDRETKRPKGFGFVEMEDEGAQKAISSLDNTDFMGRTIRVTEANPRK; encoded by the coding sequence TTGAAAAACATTTATGTCGGGAATTTGGTTTATAGCGCTACAAACCAAGATGTTGAGGAATTGTTTAGCCAATTTGGCGTTGTCAATTCGGTGAAGTTGATCCAGGATCGAGAGACTAAAAGACCTAAGGGTTTTGGATTTGTGGAAATGGAAGATGAAGGGGCACAAAAGGCAATCTCTAGTTTAGACAACACTGATTTTATGGGGCGCACTATCCGCGTTACTGAGGCTAACCCCAGAAAGTAG
- the murC gene encoding UDP-N-acetylmuramate--L-alanine ligase: MLKRPIHTYKIHFIGIGGIGISGLAKYLKAQGAIVSGSDIVESSITRYLRSLNIPITIPHNKDALDDQEVVVHSAIIKAENVEIVAAMEKNCIILSRKRALEYILGDKRVFSVCGAHGKSSTSAMLSALLPHFGAIIGATSKAFGSNVKESHSHSLVFEADESDQSFLHSNPYYSIVTNAEVEHLDGYDYNLEAFYAAYQEFLALGKKRVINANDPFLSTLDLKAKRLYPNQDISEISYFLRDEEPYTRFKFKDLGFFEVWGLGVHTATNAALAILAALDELPLETLRQNLLDFKGIKKRFDILQKTELIIIDDYAHHPTEISATLEALQTYADLKGMSDALVIWQPHKFSRLLDNLEGFQECFKHPMVCDLYILPVYRAGEKPREIDLPNLFKHLQPTFIDRIWRTAEGLDFFVGERKIRTLKRGLVIGFGAGDITDQLRGVFC, translated from the coding sequence ATGCTAAAACGGCCTATCCATACCTATAAAATCCATTTTATTGGCATTGGTGGGATTGGCATTTCAGGGTTAGCCAAATATTTAAAAGCGCAGGGGGCGATTGTAAGCGGATCAGACATTGTAGAAAGCTCTATCACGCGCTATTTAAGAAGTTTAAATATCCCTATCACTATTCCGCATAATAAAGACGCGCTCGACGATCAAGAGGTGGTGGTTCATTCTGCCATTATTAAGGCTGAGAATGTAGAAATTGTGGCTGCTATGGAAAAAAATTGCATCATTTTATCGCGCAAAAGAGCTTTAGAGTACATTTTAGGGGATAAGCGGGTTTTTAGCGTATGCGGTGCGCATGGGAAAAGCAGTACAAGCGCGATGTTAAGCGCGCTTTTGCCTCACTTTGGAGCTATCATTGGAGCAACTAGTAAGGCTTTTGGATCAAATGTCAAAGAAAGCCATAGCCATAGTTTAGTTTTTGAGGCCGATGAGTCTGATCAAAGTTTTTTACATTCCAATCCCTATTATTCCATTGTAACCAATGCAGAAGTAGAACACTTAGATGGCTATGATTACAATTTAGAGGCTTTTTATGCGGCCTATCAGGAGTTTTTAGCATTAGGTAAAAAGCGCGTGATTAATGCTAATGATCCCTTCTTAAGTACTTTAGATTTAAAAGCCAAACGACTTTATCCCAATCAAGATATTTCAGAAATTAGTTATTTTTTAAGAGATGAAGAGCCTTATACGCGTTTTAAATTCAAAGATTTAGGGTTTTTTGAAGTGTGGGGGCTGGGGGTACACACCGCTACTAATGCGGCTTTGGCAATTTTGGCTGCTTTAGATGAACTCCCCTTAGAAACTTTGCGCCAAAATCTTTTGGATTTTAAAGGGATTAAAAAACGCTTTGATATTTTACAAAAAACAGAACTGATCATCATTGATGATTATGCCCACCACCCTACAGAAATTAGTGCCACTTTAGAGGCCTTACAAACCTATGCGGATTTAAAAGGCATGTCAGATGCTCTAGTGATTTGGCAACCCCATAAATTTTCGCGTCTATTAGATAATTTAGAAGGGTTTCAAGAGTGTTTCAAACACCCCATGGTTTGCGATCTTTATATTCTACCCGTTTATAGAGCAGGTGAAAAACCCCGTGAGATAGATTTGCCAAATCTCTTCAAACACCTACAACCTACTTTTATTGATCGAATCTGGCGTACAGCAGAAGGCTTAGATTTTTTTGTAGGCGAGCGCAAAATCCGTACCCTTAAAAGAGGCCTAGTGATTGGATTTGGCGCAGGAGACATCACCGATCAACTCAGAGGCGTATTTTGCTAG
- a CDS encoding succinyldiaminopimelate transaminase, with protein MFEPYPFERLNALLGDVTPIIEPLDFSIGEPQFDTPFSIQKALKEHTDALRFYPKSIGTHFLKEAQISFIKRRFGLDLQEWQIIATLGSKEVLFNFPLFYLHGKHSPKVAFSNPSYQVYLASARVARAEVIFMDLSKENNFTPLLPEGAKPNLVILNSPNNPTGRTLDLEELKTWVLRALEEDFVLLNDECYCNIYSTTPPPSILEACELVGNSEFKNVLAVSSISKSLSAPGLRSGYIAGDTTILAAYQIFRSYSGCAIPLPLQYASAAGWLDSSAQQSIHEIYATNLKLAQEILQIPIFPTSFYVWLEVPDGQRFTRYLYEQTGLKVLPGDFLGYLKSPHTKDFVRIALVQTPEVLKPALECLKNALDSYKLSLC; from the coding sequence ATGTTTGAACCCTACCCATTTGAGCGGTTAAATGCCTTGCTAGGAGATGTTACTCCTATAATTGAGCCTTTAGACTTTTCCATTGGCGAACCCCAGTTTGACACCCCTTTTTCCATCCAAAAAGCCTTAAAAGAACACACTGATGCGTTGCGCTTTTATCCTAAAAGCATAGGTACACATTTTCTAAAAGAGGCACAGATTAGTTTTATTAAAAGGCGTTTTGGATTGGATTTACAAGAGTGGCAAATCATAGCCACACTTGGTTCTAAAGAGGTGCTTTTTAATTTCCCCCTTTTTTATTTGCATGGCAAGCATTCCCCCAAAGTGGCTTTTTCTAACCCCTCTTATCAGGTTTATTTAGCTAGCGCTAGAGTGGCTAGGGCAGAGGTGATTTTTATGGACCTTTCTAAAGAAAATAATTTTACCCCCCTTTTGCCTGAGGGGGCTAAACCTAACTTAGTAATTCTAAATTCGCCAAACAACCCCACCGGGCGTACTTTAGATTTAGAGGAGCTTAAAACTTGGGTCTTACGCGCCCTTGAAGAGGATTTTGTTTTACTCAATGATGAATGTTATTGCAATATTTATAGCACCACTCCCCCGCCCTCCATTTTAGAGGCCTGTGAACTTGTGGGTAACTCTGAGTTTAAAAATGTCTTAGCGGTTAGTTCTATCTCTAAGTCTTTGAGTGCCCCGGGACTGCGTAGTGGTTATATTGCCGGAGACACAACCATTCTTGCAGCCTATCAGATTTTTCGATCATATAGCGGGTGTGCTATCCCTTTACCACTCCAGTATGCTAGTGCTGCAGGGTGGCTAGATAGCAGCGCGCAACAAAGTATCCACGAAATCTATGCAACCAATTTAAAACTTGCCCAAGAGATTTTACAAATCCCTATTTTTCCTACTAGCTTTTATGTGTGGCTAGAAGTACCAGATGGACAAAGATTTACCCGCTATCTATACGAACAAACCGGGCTAAAAGTTTTGCCCGGAGATTTTCTAGGCTATTTAAAAAGCCCACACACTAAGGATTTTGTGCGCATTGCTTTAGTACAAACCCCTGAAGTTTTAAAACCCGCCTTAGAATGCCTGAAAAATGCCTTAGATTCTTATAAGCTTTCTTTATGCTAA
- a CDS encoding ABC transporter permease, protein MFKPSSLAVFLVRRYLRFDKTQPFISITALLAFLGVGVGVMVLIVAMAIMNGMGKEFENKLFVMNYPLTLYATSYYGIDQKTVIALEQRFPHLIFSPFLQAQVMARFNGMLSGGMLFGVNIKQEVRINHILKKGLEGNVKTFMQTPFNLVAGKGFKESLMLAEAHKIDLFFTKLEPTGFVLSPTMKRFNLQGYFESGLKAYDGSYLYTNIQALRAIRDLPEEIYDGVHVYSKDAMKDLERIKQALKSIPNNGVGIEGWWQQNGNFFSAMALEKRALFIVLMLIILMASLNIISSLLMVVMNRRKEIALLLSLGATKQEIKKAFFSLGAVIGMGGIVLGILLAFLVLWILKTFPIISLPADVYGMDRLPLDLSMGDFLGTVLGALIIVAFSSYYPALKASGVNVLAILRNE, encoded by the coding sequence ATGTTTAAGCCCTCCTCTCTAGCGGTCTTTTTAGTCCGCCGTTATTTGCGTTTTGATAAGACTCAGCCCTTTATTAGTATTACCGCGCTTTTAGCGTTTTTAGGGGTAGGAGTTGGGGTGATGGTTTTAATTGTGGCTATGGCTATTATGAATGGCATGGGTAAAGAATTTGAAAATAAGCTCTTTGTTATGAATTATCCCCTTACCCTTTATGCCACTAGCTACTATGGAATTGATCAAAAAACCGTGATTGCTTTAGAACAACGCTTCCCTCATCTCATCTTTAGCCCCTTTTTACAAGCCCAAGTCATGGCGCGTTTTAATGGCATGTTAAGCGGAGGCATGCTCTTTGGGGTCAATATCAAACAAGAGGTGCGGATTAATCATATCCTTAAAAAGGGATTAGAGGGAAATGTAAAAACTTTCATGCAAACCCCTTTTAATTTAGTAGCTGGCAAGGGTTTTAAAGAATCTTTAATGCTAGCAGAAGCCCACAAAATTGATTTATTTTTCACTAAATTAGAACCCACCGGCTTTGTACTCTCCCCGACCATGAAACGCTTTAATTTGCAAGGGTATTTTGAATCGGGTCTAAAAGCCTATGATGGGAGTTATCTTTACACTAATATTCAAGCCCTGCGCGCCATTAGAGATTTGCCAGAGGAGATTTATGACGGGGTGCATGTGTATTCTAAAGATGCGATGAAAGATTTAGAGAGAATCAAACAAGCTTTAAAGAGTATCCCTAATAATGGAGTGGGGATTGAAGGGTGGTGGCAACAAAATGGGAATTTTTTCTCGGCTATGGCTTTGGAAAAACGCGCGCTTTTTATCGTTTTAATGCTCATTATTTTAATGGCCTCTCTTAATATTATCAGCTCTTTACTCATGGTGGTGATGAATCGCCGCAAAGAAATTGCGCTATTACTTAGTTTAGGCGCGACAAAACAAGAAATCAAAAAAGCCTTTTTTAGTTTAGGGGCTGTGATTGGTATGGGGGGGATTGTTTTAGGCATTCTCTTAGCTTTTTTGGTGCTATGGATTTTAAAAACCTTTCCTATCATTTCTCTACCCGCAGATGTCTATGGCATGGATAGATTACCCTTAGATCTTTCTATGGGGGATTTTTTAGGCACTGTGCTTGGGGCGTTGATCATTGTAGCGTTTTCCTCTTATTATCCCGCCCTTAAGGCTTCAGGTGTTAATGTATTAGCGATTTTACGTAATGAATAA
- a CDS encoding GIY-YIG nuclease family protein, with amino-acid sequence MDAKVLVNLPTHSGIYLYFDTKHRLLYVGKAKNLQKRILSYFKIKDGQVLPNPKNSLRVQRMVAQIASIQTQFAANEEEALLLENQTIKAYQPKYNILLKDDKTYPYICVDLTKPYPFFALARKVKPGYTGFGPFSSGARDILESLLEFVPLVQSKSCLQGKKACIFYEMRRCKAPCEGKITQQDYALLVEQALALLTDKSKLVALIEQRMRTLALQERFEEAAIYRDHLQKIQALLKRSEQSEERLIHALQTLFKLQKLPQRIEIFDASHHAQTHCVGGMVVFSHGKWLKNAYRRYLLQGKDEYAQMREMLERRLKNLKEMPDLWLLDGGRAQVCLAEDILKAAGFDIKVLGIAKAKVRGKAKRARGDVEDVIYESNQTWHLKAQDSCLQFLQKLRDEAHRFAISYHRLRKLKALV; translated from the coding sequence ATGGACGCTAAAGTTCTTGTTAATCTGCCCACCCATAGCGGTATTTATCTCTATTTTGATACCAAACATAGATTGCTTTATGTGGGAAAAGCTAAGAATTTACAAAAACGCATCTTAAGCTATTTTAAGATCAAAGATGGGCAGGTTCTGCCTAACCCTAAAAATAGTCTGCGCGTACAACGCATGGTAGCCCAGATTGCTAGCATTCAAACGCAATTTGCAGCCAATGAAGAGGAAGCGCTACTTTTAGAGAATCAAACAATCAAGGCTTACCAGCCCAAATATAATATTTTGCTCAAAGATGATAAAACCTACCCTTACATTTGTGTGGATCTAACTAAACCCTATCCTTTTTTTGCATTAGCCCGTAAAGTCAAACCCGGTTATACCGGCTTTGGTCCTTTTAGTAGCGGGGCTAGAGATATTTTAGAAAGCCTGCTTGAATTTGTACCTTTAGTACAAAGCAAATCTTGTTTACAGGGCAAAAAGGCCTGTATTTTTTATGAAATGCGCCGTTGTAAAGCGCCTTGTGAGGGTAAAATCACCCAACAAGATTATGCCCTACTCGTTGAGCAGGCTTTAGCCTTATTAACCGATAAAAGTAAGCTTGTGGCTTTAATAGAGCAACGCATGCGCACACTAGCTTTACAAGAGCGTTTTGAAGAGGCAGCGATCTATCGTGATCATTTACAAAAAATCCAAGCCCTTTTAAAGCGATCAGAACAATCTGAAGAAAGACTAATCCATGCCCTGCAAACACTCTTTAAGCTACAAAAACTCCCCCAAAGAATTGAAATTTTTGATGCTAGCCACCACGCGCAAACCCATTGCGTGGGGGGTATGGTGGTGTTTTCTCATGGAAAATGGCTTAAAAATGCTTACCGGCGTTATTTATTGCAAGGCAAAGATGAATACGCACAAATGCGTGAAATGCTAGAAAGACGGCTAAAAAATCTAAAAGAAATGCCGGATTTGTGGCTCTTAGATGGGGGCAGGGCGCAGGTGTGTTTGGCTGAGGATATTTTAAAAGCCGCTGGGTTTGATATTAAAGTTTTAGGGATTGCTAAGGCTAAAGTGCGGGGAAAAGCCAAACGCGCTAGAGGAGATGTAGAAGATGTGATCTATGAGTCTAATCAGACATGGCATCTTAAAGCACAGGACTCATGCCTACAATTCTTGCAAAAACTCAGAGACGAAGCCCACCGCTTTGCTATCTCTTATCACCGGTTAAGAAAACTCAAAGCGCTGGTCTAA
- the secA gene encoding preprotein translocase subunit SecA, which translates to MIKAMLSKIIGTRNQRAIKNYKKRVATINALELEMINLSDAELQARFDHLKVQVQSQEKGLDEVLAESFAITREASKRTLGLRHFDVQLIGGMVLHEGKIAEMKTGEGKTLVATLAVALNALNGHSVHVVTVNDYLAQRDAKEMQPLYNFLGYSVGVVTGEVDDEARLGIYACDVVYGTNNEFGFDYLRDNMKYSLDQKVQKEHAFAIIDEVDSILIDEARTPLIISGPVSKRMENYERADQVAQRMKVEEDFNIDEKNRVILITEKGIKKAEELFGVDNLYSLENAILSHHLDQALKAHYLFARDKDYVVANGEVVIVDEFTGRLSEGRRFSEGLHQALEAKEKVGIKEESQTLADITFQNYFRLYEKLSGMTGTAQTEATEFLEIYHLEVVSIPTNLPIQRKDLNDLIYKSEREKFEAVVAKIKELHAIGQPVLVGTASIQKSEALHALLQKERIAHTVLNAKQHTREAEIIKDAGLKGAVTIATNMAGRGVDIKLGQEVKDLGGLYIIGTERHESRRIDNQLRGRSGRQGDPGVSQFYLSLEDSLLRIFGSERIKGVMEKLGLQDGEYIESRLVTRSVENAQKKVEALHFESRKHLLEYDDVANEQRKTVYKFRNELLDDSYDIGARIAENRQYAIGRILETNQAFKEQDFQDEDLVHVAQNLQEEFNLHLDFNALEQRDLTSVENFILEALEAQYSAKMARMEDQNKIERIVYLQILDQAWREHLYTMDNLKTGIGLRGYNQKDPLVEYKKESYNLFLELIDSIKLEAIKTFHKLELVADAPDQSQQLLSSLEESQTDLSFNNQDIELGLNNWEAEPKQHGKTMTRNTPCFCGSGKKYKHCHAKSGPKKGIFAPQNKPR; encoded by the coding sequence ATGATTAAAGCCATGCTCAGTAAAATCATCGGCACGAGAAACCAACGGGCGATTAAAAATTATAAAAAACGCGTAGCTACGATCAATGCTTTAGAACTAGAAATGATTAATTTAAGCGATGCAGAGTTACAGGCGCGTTTTGATCACTTAAAAGTGCAAGTTCAAAGTCAGGAAAAAGGGTTAGACGAGGTGTTGGCTGAGAGTTTTGCTATCACTAGAGAGGCTTCTAAACGCACGCTTGGCCTGCGCCACTTTGATGTCCAACTCATCGGGGGCATGGTTTTACACGAGGGTAAGATTGCTGAGATGAAAACTGGAGAGGGCAAAACTTTAGTGGCCACTTTAGCCGTAGCCCTTAATGCTTTAAATGGGCATAGCGTGCATGTAGTTACGGTTAATGATTATCTAGCCCAACGCGATGCTAAAGAAATGCAACCCCTTTATAATTTTCTAGGTTATAGCGTGGGCGTGGTAACAGGGGAAGTAGATGATGAGGCGCGTTTGGGGATATATGCCTGCGATGTAGTTTATGGTACAAATAATGAATTTGGCTTTGATTACTTGCGCGATAACATGAAATATTCTTTAGATCAAAAGGTACAGAAAGAACACGCCTTTGCCATTATAGATGAGGTGGACTCTATTCTCATTGATGAAGCGCGCACACCTTTAATTATCTCCGGTCCAGTTAGTAAACGCATGGAAAATTATGAGCGAGCCGATCAAGTAGCCCAACGCATGAAGGTGGAGGAAGATTTTAATATTGATGAGAAAAACCGCGTGATTTTAATCACCGAAAAAGGGATTAAGAAGGCCGAAGAACTCTTTGGGGTGGATAATCTTTATAGCCTAGAAAATGCCATTCTCTCCCACCATCTAGATCAAGCACTCAAGGCGCATTATCTCTTTGCACGGGATAAAGATTATGTAGTGGCTAATGGGGAGGTGGTAATTGTTGATGAGTTTACCGGGCGTTTAAGCGAGGGGCGGCGCTTTAGTGAGGGGTTGCACCAAGCCCTAGAGGCAAAAGAAAAGGTCGGGATTAAAGAGGAGAGTCAAACCCTAGCAGATATTACTTTTCAAAATTACTTTAGACTCTATGAAAAACTCTCTGGCATGACCGGTACTGCCCAAACAGAAGCTACAGAGTTTTTAGAAATCTATCATTTAGAAGTTGTGTCTATCCCTACTAATTTACCCATCCAGCGCAAAGACCTTAACGATTTGATTTATAAGAGCGAAAGGGAAAAATTTGAAGCAGTGGTGGCTAAGATTAAAGAATTACACGCCATAGGCCAACCCGTACTTGTAGGGACGGCTAGTATCCAAAAAAGTGAGGCTTTGCATGCCTTATTACAAAAAGAGCGCATTGCTCACACTGTGCTTAATGCCAAACAACACACTAGAGAGGCTGAAATTATTAAAGATGCCGGACTAAAAGGGGCAGTTACTATTGCAACTAACATGGCCGGGCGCGGAGTGGATATTAAACTTGGCCAAGAAGTTAAGGATTTAGGCGGGCTTTATATCATTGGCACAGAACGCCATGAAAGTAGGCGCATTGATAACCAATTAAGAGGCCGAAGCGGGCGACAGGGGGATCCCGGGGTGAGTCAGTTTTATTTGAGTTTAGAGGATAGTTTGTTGCGCATTTTTGGGAGTGAGCGCATTAAGGGGGTGATGGAAAAACTAGGGCTACAAGATGGGGAATATATTGAATCTAGACTCGTTACGCGCTCAGTGGAGAATGCGCAGAAAAAAGTAGAAGCCTTGCATTTTGAAAGCCGTAAACACCTTTTAGAATACGATGATGTGGCCAATGAGCAAAGAAAGACGGTGTATAAATTTAGAAACGAATTATTAGACGATTCGTATGATATTGGCGCGCGCATTGCAGAAAACCGCCAATACGCTATAGGCCGTATTTTAGAAACAAATCAGGCTTTTAAAGAACAGGATTTTCAAGATGAGGATTTAGTCCATGTTGCCCAAAATTTGCAAGAAGAATTTAATTTGCACCTAGATTTCAATGCATTAGAGCAAAGGGATCTAACTTCTGTAGAAAATTTTATTTTAGAGGCTCTGGAGGCACAGTATAGCGCTAAAATGGCTCGCATGGAGGATCAAAATAAAATTGAGCGAATCGTGTATTTACAGATTTTAGATCAGGCTTGGCGCGAACATCTTTACACAATGGATAATCTTAAAACCGGTATCGGGCTAAGAGGCTATAACCAAAAAGACCCTTTAGTGGAGTATAAAAAGGAAAGCTATAATCTCTTTTTAGAACTCATTGATTCGATTAAACTAGAGGCGATCAAAACCTTTCATAAGCTTGAGTTAGTAGCCGATGCACCCGATCAGAGTCAGCAACTTTTAAGTAGCTTAGAAGAATCACAAACAGATTTAAGTTTTAATAACCAAGATATTGAACTAGGATTAAATAACTGGGAGGCAGAACCCAAACAGCATGGCAAAACCATGACGCGCAACACCCCATGTTTTTGCGGGAGTGGCAAGAAGTATAAACATTGCCATGCTAAAAGTGGCCCCAAAAAAGGAATCTTTGCCCCACAAAATAAGCCCCGTTGA
- a CDS encoding endonuclease MutS2, with product MMLPLQLDLEGFLERFKSFLARPKDFALASTNPHIWEHLRELETLQINPPPAVIFLQEALKSFKKGGVLQLETLFAFTQMTRYLLVFKKNTDSKIQPYLFDYIQNIHIPAPLLDLEKQMADTPAFKTGFYSDLDALLESLERLKRAQQQVFSQILSQSALEPYLVDRQVHFIQGLETLLLKPGFSHALKGVVVQRSHSGQFYIQPLEAKNLGHKIQEKQLEIELCIGRICTHWTQNLHPHFLFLRFLDRQFDYLDHLQARVLFAKAENLSFIKPNLEGTLILKDFAHPNLKNPKPISLHFGKKLLLITGVNTGGKTMLLKSILSAVFLAKHFLPFKINPHHSHVPYIENIHAIINDPQNSKNDISTFAGRMLDFGQVLDKSDLLLGVDEIELGTDAAEASCLYKVLLEHLVQNNAKVVITTHHKHLAMLLAKNPAVQLLAANYDLEKQMPTYTFTPGLIGKSYAFESALRYGIPLNLVQMAKHLYGQDQENLSALIERTSALEQELNLERMHLQERSQALENLEQEGLEKLKKLEEQQQKKQNILEKSYYKALRELQEALKNFQQSHNKSQAHQSIQAIQLDLKKDLDKTPKEPNKPTSIELGTLVVYKKASSKEKGRIIAKSGDLFVVALDNGLKIKAKGTDLQITTNQTSKQPQVKLETKPKAQANMHLDVCGLDVQEALEEVQGFLSNALLAGFNEVVIIHGKGKGILRQAIRLWLKNHPKVLDFCDAPLKLGGSGAQIVRI from the coding sequence TTGATGTTGCCCCTACAGCTAGATTTAGAAGGGTTTTTAGAGCGTTTCAAGAGTTTTTTAGCACGCCCTAAAGACTTTGCCCTTGCTAGCACAAATCCCCACATTTGGGAACACCTAAGAGAATTAGAAACACTCCAAATAAATCCCCCTCCAGCGGTTATTTTTTTACAAGAGGCCTTAAAATCCTTTAAAAAAGGCGGGGTATTGCAACTTGAAACCTTGTTTGCATTTACCCAGATGACTCGCTATTTACTGGTTTTTAAAAAAAACACCGATTCTAAAATACAGCCCTATCTTTTTGATTATATTCAAAATATCCATATCCCCGCCCCCCTTTTAGACTTAGAAAAACAAATGGCAGATACCCCCGCTTTTAAAACAGGGTTTTACAGCGATTTAGACGCCTTATTAGAAAGTTTAGAGCGACTCAAGCGCGCACAACAGCAAGTTTTTAGCCAAATTTTAAGCCAAAGTGCTTTAGAACCCTATTTAGTTGATAGACAGGTACATTTCATACAAGGGTTAGAAACTCTCTTGCTTAAGCCCGGTTTCTCACATGCGCTTAAAGGGGTGGTGGTGCAACGATCGCATAGCGGGCAGTTTTATATCCAACCTTTAGAGGCTAAAAATCTCGGCCATAAAATCCAAGAAAAGCAATTAGAAATTGAACTATGCATTGGGCGAATTTGTACCCATTGGACTCAAAATTTACACCCCCATTTTTTATTTTTACGCTTCCTAGATCGCCAATTTGACTATCTAGATCACCTACAAGCCCGGGTACTCTTTGCTAAGGCTGAAAATCTTTCTTTTATTAAGCCTAATTTAGAAGGTACTCTCATTCTAAAAGACTTTGCCCACCCCAACCTTAAAAACCCTAAGCCTATTTCTTTGCATTTTGGTAAAAAACTTTTGCTAATCACTGGTGTTAACACGGGGGGTAAGACGATGCTACTTAAATCTATTTTAAGCGCCGTGTTTTTAGCCAAACACTTTTTACCCTTTAAAATAAACCCGCACCACTCCCATGTTCCTTATATAGAAAATATCCACGCCATTATCAACGATCCACAGAATAGTAAAAATGATATTTCTACTTTTGCCGGGCGCATGTTAGATTTTGGCCAAGTTTTAGATAAATCTGATCTTTTGCTAGGGGTTGATGAGATTGAATTAGGCACGGATGCGGCTGAAGCAAGTTGTTTATATAAGGTGCTTTTAGAGCACTTAGTACAAAATAATGCAAAGGTTGTAATAACCACACACCATAAACACTTAGCCATGTTATTAGCTAAAAATCCAGCCGTACAACTCTTAGCGGCTAATTATGATCTAGAAAAGCAAATGCCTACTTATACTTTTACTCCCGGACTCATTGGTAAAAGTTATGCGTTTGAAAGCGCTTTAAGATATGGGATACCTTTAAATTTAGTACAAATGGCTAAACATCTCTATGGGCAGGATCAAGAGAATCTAAGTGCGTTGATTGAAAGAACAAGCGCCCTTGAGCAAGAATTAAACTTAGAACGCATGCATCTACAAGAACGCAGTCAAGCCCTAGAAAATCTAGAACAAGAGGGTTTAGAGAAACTAAAAAAACTAGAGGAGCAACAGCAAAAGAAACAAAATATTTTAGAGAAAAGCTATTACAAGGCGTTAAGAGAGTTGCAAGAGGCTTTAAAGAACTTCCAACAATCCCACAACAAAAGCCAAGCCCACCAAAGTATCCAAGCTATCCAACTGGATTTAAAAAAAGACCTAGATAAAACGCCTAAAGAACCCAATAAACCCACATCTATAGAATTAGGTACACTAGTGGTTTATAAAAAAGCTAGTAGCAAAGAAAAGGGGCGTATCATTGCTAAAAGTGGGGATTTGTTTGTGGTGGCTTTGGATAATGGGCTTAAAATCAAGGCAAAAGGTACAGATTTACAGATTACTACCAACCAAACTAGCAAACAACCCCAAGTTAAATTAGAGACAAAACCAAAAGCACAGGCTAACATGCATTTAGATGTGTGTGGATTAGATGTACAAGAGGCTTTAGAAGAAGTACAAGGGTTTTTATCTAACGCGCTTTTAGCAGGCTTTAATGAGGTCGTGATTATCCATGGCAAAGGCAAGGGCATTTTACGCCAAGCCATTAGGCTCTGGCTTAAAAACCACCCCAAAGTACTAGATTTTTGCGATGCTCCCTTAAAACTAGGGGGCTCTGGAGCGCAGATTGTAAGGATTTAA